The Flaviramulus sp. BrNp1-15 genome has a window encoding:
- the gldD gene encoding gliding motility lipoprotein GldD, translated as MAKYFYILVLVIFCFSCGENYVPKPKAFLRLDYPEAKYVDDNLDLPFSFEKNILAKKVVSKELKAPTKSYGINLEYPSLKGTIFLTYKAVENNKKNLEDFLRDAQKFTLEHTQKADEIPAYPFESNKRKVYGMLSEVKGNVASPAQFYVTDSVNHFLTGSLYFYAKPNYDSILPAANYLQKDIRHIMETIQWK; from the coding sequence ATGGCTAAGTATTTTTACATTTTAGTTTTAGTGATTTTCTGTTTTTCGTGTGGAGAAAATTATGTGCCAAAACCTAAAGCTTTTCTTCGGTTAGATTACCCTGAAGCTAAATATGTAGATGATAACTTAGATTTACCTTTTTCGTTTGAGAAGAATATTTTAGCTAAAAAAGTAGTGTCAAAAGAATTAAAAGCACCAACTAAAAGTTATGGCATTAATTTAGAGTACCCATCATTAAAAGGAACTATTTTCTTAACCTATAAAGCAGTAGAAAATAACAAAAAGAACCTTGAAGACTTTTTAAGAGATGCCCAAAAGTTTACCTTAGAGCATACACAAAAAGCAGATGAGATTCCTGCTTATCCTTTTGAAAGTAATAAACGAAAAGTTTATGGAATGCTCTCTGAAGTTAAAGGAAATGTGGCATCACCAGCTCAATTTTATGTTACAGATAGTGTAAATCATTTTTTAACTGGGTCTTTATATTTTTATGCTAAACCCAATTACGATTCTATTTTACCTGCTGCCAATTATTTACAAAAAGATATAAGGCACATTATGGAAACTATACAATGGAAATAA
- a CDS encoding heavy-metal-associated domain-containing protein, with protein MKIIKNILNLALILAIITSCKNEAKPEVKTVEVETETVKELDPNATYAKAEFTIDGMTCAVGCAAQIQKKIAKMDGVKSAKVDFDKKLAMVEYNEAKVTPTLLTETVAKVSDTYKVSDMKTVNDFSNKKEDVQ; from the coding sequence ATGAAAATTATAAAAAACATCTTAAACTTAGCACTAATTTTAGCAATTATTACAAGTTGTAAAAATGAAGCTAAACCAGAAGTTAAAACCGTTGAAGTTGAAACAGAAACTGTAAAAGAATTAGACCCAAATGCAACATATGCTAAAGCAGAATTTACAATTGATGGTATGACATGTGCTGTGGGTTGTGCTGCACAAATTCAAAAGAAAATTGCTAAAATGGATGGTGTAAAGTCTGCTAAAGTAGATTTTGATAAAAAACTAGCCATGGTTGAATATAATGAAGCTAAAGTTACACCTACTTTATTAACTGAAACTGTTGCAAAAGTATCAGATACTTACAAAGTAAGTGATATGAAAACCGTTAATGATTTTTCTAATAAAAAGGAAGATGTTCAATAA
- a CDS encoding DUF4199 domain-containing protein has protein sequence MKKISLPIRFGLVTSAVLIAYFLVLALFNKHTNPAFSFFNAFITAFGIYEAIRLTKLEDINNFTYGEGFKTGIITGFVATIVFTVFFLFYATEVNGEFLSELFSNIKSGFNTEIGMVTFVVAIMGFATTVVSALTVMQLFKKSGNMPQNQ, from the coding sequence ATGAAAAAAATATCACTTCCTATTCGTTTTGGTTTAGTTACCAGCGCTGTTTTAATTGCTTATTTTTTAGTTTTAGCATTATTTAATAAACATACAAACCCAGCATTTAGTTTTTTTAATGCTTTTATAACTGCTTTCGGAATTTATGAAGCTATACGTTTAACAAAGTTAGAGGACATAAATAATTTTACTTATGGTGAAGGTTTTAAAACAGGTATAATTACTGGCTTTGTTGCAACAATAGTTTTTACTGTTTTTTTTCTGTTTTATGCTACCGAAGTTAATGGCGAATTTTTATCAGAATTATTTAGTAATATAAAAAGCGGATTCAATACAGAAATAGGTATGGTAACCTTTGTGGTAGCCATTATGGGGTTTGCAACAACAGTAGTTTCTGCACTAACAGTTATGCAACTTTTTAAAAAATCTGGAAATATGCCTCAAAATCAATAA
- the rplU gene encoding 50S ribosomal protein L21, whose product MYAIVEIAGQQFKVVKDQKVFVNRLQTEEGKKVSFDNVLLLGDGDKVTVGAPAIGGAQVGAKVLKHLKGDKVIVFKKKRRKGYRVKNGHRQSLTEIVIESIVASGAKPAKAEKAAPKKTAKKAEPKTEAPKAEVKKAAPKKSAAKADDLKKVEGIGPKIAETLVAAGITTFAELAKTKPAKISEIIEGVRGNHVTDTWPKQAKLAADGKWDELQELQDKLDGGVEK is encoded by the coding sequence ATGTACGCAATTGTAGAGATAGCAGGGCAACAATTTAAAGTTGTTAAAGATCAAAAAGTTTTTGTTAACCGTTTACAAACTGAAGAAGGTAAGAAAGTTTCTTTCGATAACGTACTTCTTTTAGGTGATGGTGACAAAGTAACTGTTGGCGCCCCAGCTATAGGCGGAGCTCAAGTAGGAGCAAAAGTCTTAAAGCACCTTAAAGGTGATAAGGTAATCGTTTTCAAGAAGAAAAGACGTAAAGGTTACCGTGTAAAAAATGGACACAGACAATCTTTAACTGAAATTGTTATTGAAAGTATTGTTGCCAGTGGAGCAAAACCAGCTAAAGCTGAAAAAGCAGCTCCAAAAAAAACAGCTAAAAAAGCAGAACCAAAAACCGAAGCTCCTAAGGCTGAAGTAAAGAAAGCTGCTCCAAAAAAATCAGCTGCTAAGGCAGATGATTTAAAGAAAGTAGAAGGTATTGGTCCTAAAATTGCTGAAACTTTAGTTGCGGCAGGAATTACAACTTTTGCTGAATTAGCTAAAACAAAACCAGCAAAGATTTCTGAAATCATTGAAGGTGTTCGTGGTAATCATGTTACTGATACATGGCCAAAGCAAGCTAAATTAGCTGCTGATGGTAAGTGGGATGAATTACAAGAATTACAAGATAAATTAGATGGTGGAGTAGAAAAGTAA
- the rpmA gene encoding 50S ribosomal protein L27, whose protein sequence is MAHKKGVGSSKNGRESESKRLGVKIFGGQAAIAGNIIVRQRGNTHHPGENVYSSKDHTLHAQVDGVVKFTKKKDNKSYVSIEPFEA, encoded by the coding sequence ATGGCTCACAAAAAAGGAGTAGGTAGTTCTAAGAATGGTAGAGAATCAGAATCGAAACGTTTAGGCGTTAAGATTTTTGGTGGTCAAGCTGCTATTGCTGGAAACATTATCGTAAGACAAAGAGGAAATACACATCACCCAGGTGAGAATGTATATTCTTCAAAAGATCATACATTACACGCACAAGTTGATGGCGTTGTAAAGTTTACTAAGAAAAAAGATAATAAATCTTATGTTTCTATTGAGCCTTTTGAGGCTTAA
- a CDS encoding PorT family protein yields MAKKQIYIIVILLFFSIRNVSGQIDLKIGANIGGQVSSLRGLEYETENKFELVPMIGLNLEVSFSPSVSIVTGINFERWKKKRDFALFDPFAVPEGETSYIEGYDFYNVPFLVRYKFGSKKDFFIDAGGFMNYFNKGRPNRRYSSLFIQFEDYNFGAVFGVGKTFNITDKINIDLQLRDELGLTDVNKYEWEIRGEVMTNTIRMIATVSYEL; encoded by the coding sequence TTGGCTAAAAAGCAAATTTACATCATAGTAATACTCCTATTTTTCAGTATAAGAAATGTTAGTGGACAAATTGACCTAAAAATTGGTGCAAATATTGGAGGTCAGGTTTCTAGTTTAAGAGGTTTAGAATATGAAACTGAAAATAAATTTGAATTAGTCCCAATGATTGGGCTTAATCTAGAGGTTTCATTTAGTCCATCGGTTTCAATTGTCACAGGAATAAATTTTGAACGCTGGAAAAAGAAAAGAGACTTTGCATTATTTGATCCATTTGCAGTACCTGAAGGAGAAACAAGTTACATTGAAGGCTATGATTTTTATAATGTACCTTTCTTAGTCCGATATAAATTTGGGAGTAAAAAAGATTTTTTTATTGATGCTGGTGGATTTATGAACTATTTTAATAAAGGAAGACCAAATAGAAGGTACTCGTCACTATTTATACAATTTGAAGACTATAATTTTGGAGCAGTGTTTGGAGTAGGTAAAACTTTTAATATCACCGATAAGATAAATATTGATTTACAATTGAGAGATGAGTTAGGTTTAACAGATGTAAATAAATATGAATGGGAAATAAGAGGAGAAGTAATGACTAATACAATAAGAATGATAGCTACAGTGAGCTACGAATTGTAA
- a CDS encoding DUF1569 domain-containing protein: protein MSSKHYTILQNQLSQIETYLLSIDKKNPKVSKSTVGWQLDHALKVFNSVCEWTENSNPKDYKWKFNFWRSILFRLNYIPRGKGKAPKFVLPPEIIHEKDLKNQLETARAHIERLKTLPKSAYFKHFIFGMLSKKKTLRFLEMHTKHHLKIVRDILK from the coding sequence ATGAGCAGTAAACACTATACTATTTTACAAAATCAGTTGTCACAAATAGAGACTTATCTTTTATCTATTGATAAAAAAAATCCAAAAGTTTCTAAATCTACTGTCGGTTGGCAATTAGATCATGCTTTAAAAGTATTTAATTCCGTATGTGAATGGACAGAAAACTCTAACCCAAAAGACTACAAATGGAAATTTAATTTTTGGCGAAGTATTTTATTTAGGCTAAACTATATACCAAGAGGAAAAGGTAAGGCTCCAAAATTTGTTTTACCTCCAGAAATTATTCATGAAAAGGATTTAAAAAATCAACTAGAAACTGCCAGAGCACATATTGAAAGGTTAAAAACACTACCTAAATCAGCTTATTTTAAACATTTTATTTTTGGAATGTTATCAAAAAAAAAGACACTACGTTTTTTAGAAATGCATACTAAACATCATTTAAAAATTGTGAGAGATATTTTGAAATAA
- the ahcY gene encoding adenosylhomocysteinase — protein sequence MSIKTIPYVASKVKDISLAAWGRKEIELAEAEMPGLMSLREEYGNSKPLKGARIAGCLHMTIQTAVLIETLQALGAEVTWSSCNIFSTQDQAAAAIAAAGTAVYAWKDMTEEEFDWCIEQTLFFGEDRKPLNMILDDGGDLTNMVLDRYPELVSGIKGLSEETTTGVHRLYERVKNGTLPMPAINVNDSVTKSKFDNKYGCKESAVDAIRRATDVMLAGKRVVVCGYGDVGKGTAASFKGAGSIVTVTEIDPICALQAAMDGFEVKKLETVAPNADIVITTTGNKDIVQARHFEALKDKAIVCNIGHFDNEIDMAWLNKNHGHTKNTIKPQVDKYTVNGKDIIILAEGRLVNLGCATGHPSFVMSNSFTNQTLAQIELWTNSDAYKNDVYMLPKHLDEKVAKLHLAKIGVELTELREDQAEYIGVKPEGPFKPEYYRY from the coding sequence ATGAGTATAAAAACAATTCCTTATGTAGCCAGTAAAGTGAAAGATATTTCACTTGCAGCTTGGGGTAGAAAAGAAATAGAATTAGCCGAAGCAGAAATGCCTGGGCTTATGAGTTTACGCGAAGAGTACGGGAACTCTAAACCACTTAAAGGCGCACGTATTGCAGGTTGTTTACACATGACCATTCAAACAGCTGTGTTAATAGAAACTTTACAAGCTTTAGGAGCAGAAGTTACTTGGAGTTCTTGTAATATTTTCTCAACTCAAGATCAAGCTGCTGCTGCAATTGCTGCTGCTGGAACTGCAGTTTATGCTTGGAAAGATATGACCGAAGAAGAATTTGATTGGTGTATTGAGCAAACCTTATTCTTTGGTGAAGATAGAAAACCACTTAACATGATTCTTGATGATGGAGGTGACTTAACCAATATGGTTTTAGACCGTTACCCAGAGTTAGTTTCAGGTATAAAAGGTTTGAGTGAAGAAACCACAACAGGTGTTCACAGACTTTACGAGCGAGTAAAAAATGGAACATTACCAATGCCTGCTATTAACGTAAACGATTCGGTTACTAAAAGTAAGTTTGATAACAAATACGGTTGTAAAGAAAGTGCAGTTGATGCTATTCGACGTGCTACTGATGTGATGCTTGCTGGAAAACGTGTTGTTGTTTGTGGTTATGGCGATGTTGGTAAAGGTACAGCAGCCTCTTTTAAAGGCGCTGGAAGTATTGTAACGGTTACCGAAATTGATCCAATTTGCGCATTACAAGCTGCAATGGATGGTTTTGAAGTTAAAAAATTAGAAACTGTTGCTCCAAATGCAGACATTGTAATTACTACAACAGGAAATAAAGATATTGTACAAGCAAGACATTTTGAAGCTTTAAAAGACAAAGCTATTGTTTGTAATATTGGGCATTTTGATAATGAAATTGATATGGCTTGGTTAAACAAGAATCATGGTCATACTAAAAACACTATAAAACCACAGGTAGATAAATATACCGTTAACGGAAAAGATATTATTATACTTGCCGAAGGGCGTTTAGTAAACTTAGGTTGTGCTACAGGACACCCAAGTTTTGTAATGAGTAACTCGTTTACAAACCAAACACTAGCACAAATTGAACTTTGGACAAATAGTGATGCTTACAAAAATGATGTGTATATGTTACCAAAACACTTAGATGAAAAAGTTGCTAAGTTACATTTAGCAAAAATTGGTGTTGAGTTAACAGAACTTCGTGAAGACCAAGCAGAATATATTGGCGTAAAACCAGAAGGTCCTTTTAAGCCAGAATATTATAGATACTAA
- a CDS encoding 4'-phosphopantetheinyl transferase superfamily protein has protein sequence MPLYKTINPNSQTTVKIWKISESYDDLIKPITLKPESLERVLGMKSELHQRGFLSVRHLLAEFGYNDEDLFYDENGKPHLKDGKQISITHSFNFSAVIVSDHIVGIDIEKQRDKITIIAHKFIDYEFDYLDKTASDYIRKLTAIWCVKESLYKLFATPGLSFKKYFLVIPFEIIDEETVAWIDYKDKKHRYNIHFLEFEGFTCAYAIA, from the coding sequence ATGCCATTATATAAAACCATCAATCCAAATTCACAAACTACTGTTAAAATCTGGAAGATTTCAGAGTCTTATGATGATTTAATAAAGCCTATTACCCTTAAGCCAGAAAGCTTAGAGCGTGTTTTGGGTATGAAAAGTGAGTTACATCAGCGTGGGTTTTTAAGTGTTCGTCATTTATTAGCTGAGTTTGGTTATAATGATGAAGATTTGTTTTATGATGAAAATGGAAAGCCACATTTAAAAGATGGAAAACAAATATCTATAACACATTCGTTTAATTTTTCGGCAGTTATAGTAAGCGATCATATTGTTGGAATTGATATTGAAAAACAACGTGATAAAATAACAATTATAGCCCATAAGTTTATTGATTACGAGTTTGATTATCTAGATAAAACCGCTTCTGATTATATTAGAAAGCTTACAGCTATCTGGTGTGTAAAAGAATCGTTATATAAGCTGTTTGCAACACCTGGATTAAGTTTTAAAAAGTATTTTTTGGTGATTCCTTTTGAAATTATTGATGAAGAAACTGTAGCATGGATAGATTATAAAGATAAAAAACACCGATATAACATTCACTTTTTAGAGTTTGAAGGTTTTACATGTGCTTATGCAATTGCATAA
- a CDS encoding geranylgeranylglyceryl/heptaprenylglyceryl phosphate synthase, producing the protein MKEVYNNILEAILNNKKLLAILIDPDKFSVDNTASFIKKVNMSVATHIFVGGSTVEEHVTEIVVSEIKKHTYLPVVLFPGDVSQITKEADALLFLSLISGRNPEYLIGKHVEAVSKLKKTNLETIPTGYVLIENEKKTAIEEVSKTTPMSRTNIQKIVDTVIAGELLGMKLMYLEAGSGAKESLNQEIISSVKKELKIPLIVGGGIRSKSELENAYKSGADMVVVGTVLEEDESFFDNLQM; encoded by the coding sequence ATGAAAGAGGTTTATAACAACATATTAGAAGCTATTTTAAATAACAAAAAATTATTAGCGATTTTAATAGATCCTGATAAGTTTTCTGTTGATAATACAGCAAGCTTTATTAAAAAAGTAAACATGTCTGTTGCTACCCATATTTTTGTTGGAGGTAGTACGGTTGAAGAACATGTAACTGAAATTGTAGTTTCAGAAATTAAAAAACATACTTATTTACCCGTAGTTTTATTTCCTGGAGATGTATCTCAAATTACCAAAGAGGCTGATGCGTTGTTGTTTTTGTCATTAATATCAGGTAGAAACCCAGAGTATTTAATAGGGAAACATGTTGAAGCTGTTTCAAAATTAAAAAAAACGAATTTAGAGACTATTCCAACAGGATATGTGTTAATTGAAAACGAAAAAAAAACGGCAATTGAAGAGGTGTCTAAAACAACTCCTATGTCTAGAACTAATATTCAAAAAATTGTAGATACAGTAATAGCAGGAGAATTATTGGGTATGAAACTCATGTATTTAGAAGCTGGAAGTGGAGCAAAAGAATCATTAAATCAAGAAATAATTTCTTCGGTAAAAAAGGAATTAAAAATCCCATTAATAGTTGGTGGTGGTATAAGAAGCAAATCAGAATTGGAGAATGCCTATAAATCTGGAGCAGATATGGTTGTTGTTGGCACTGTTTTAGAAGAGGATGAATCATTTTTTGACAATTTGCAAATGTAA
- a CDS encoding thiamine-binding protein, whose protein sequence is MKISVELTLTPLHDDYESAIIHFIKKLRASNLKVLENPLSTQVYGDYDEVMQLLTSEIKEAFELIERGLLYMKIVKSDRHDYEPHF, encoded by the coding sequence ATGAAAATATCAGTAGAATTAACTTTAACACCTTTACATGATGATTACGAGTCAGCAATTATTCATTTTATAAAAAAGTTAAGAGCTTCAAATTTAAAAGTGCTTGAAAACCCATTAAGCACTCAGGTTTATGGCGATTATGATGAAGTCATGCAATTGCTAACTTCAGAAATAAAAGAAGCTTTTGAGCTTATAGAAAGAGGCTTACTTTATATGAAAATTGTAAAATCTGATAGACACGACTATGAACCCCATTTTTGA
- the pnuC gene encoding nicotinamide riboside transporter PnuC, giving the protein MNPIFDFFFGQYSDYETTDIILEIVAVIFGFLSVWYSKQNKVLVFPTGMISTIIFVYLLLKWELLGDMMINAYYFIMSVYGWYIWTRKVDATHVTPISKTTFNEKKISIAIFLATLLFVYLVYRAFDKWTSWVAYVDTITTAIFFVGMWLMARRKIENWIFWIIGDIISVPLYFYKGFTFTSFQYLGFTFIAIFGYLAWKKNLNNNQVTV; this is encoded by the coding sequence ATGAACCCCATTTTTGATTTTTTCTTTGGTCAATATTCAGATTATGAAACTACAGATATTATTCTTGAAATAGTTGCTGTAATTTTTGGGTTTTTATCTGTTTGGTATTCAAAACAAAATAAGGTTTTAGTATTTCCAACAGGAATGATAAGTACTATTATTTTTGTCTACTTGTTACTTAAATGGGAGTTGCTAGGAGACATGATGATAAACGCCTATTATTTTATTATGAGTGTTTACGGTTGGTACATTTGGACGAGAAAAGTTGACGCTACACACGTTACACCAATTTCTAAAACAACGTTTAACGAAAAAAAGATAAGTATAGCCATATTTTTAGCTACTCTATTATTTGTTTATTTAGTTTACAGAGCCTTTGATAAATGGACAAGTTGGGTTGCTTATGTAGATACTATAACAACAGCAATATTTTTTGTTGGTATGTGGCTAATGGCAAGACGAAAAATAGAAAATTGGATTTTCTGGATTATTGGAGATATTATATCTGTTCCATTATATTTTTATAAAGGATTTACCTTTACTAGTTTCCAATATTTAGGATTTACATTTATAGCCATTTTTGGGTATTTAGCATGGAAGAAAAACTTAAACAACAACCAAGTAACTGTATAA
- a CDS encoding DUF4301 family protein gives MEEKLKQQPSNCIKVVLFGPESTGKTTLSNQLARYYNSVWVPEYAREYLQNKWNNERKTCEPKDLLPIAKGQMKLENKLAKKTDTVLICDTDLLETKVYSETYYLGTCDPILENYALKNTYDLYFLTYIDTPWEADDLRDKPEHREEMFKAFEKALVVNNRPYVLLKGDKKTRLETAVKHIDKLLKEKTMFTEKDIQQITNKGITLEQVKAQVSRIRNGMSYSNLISAATIGNGIESYSEEESKDFIKSFDEKQNNLNLVKFVPASGAATRMFKFLFQFLNNFNPEKDTIESYAERQNDSLIKTFISGLEKLPFYEEILLKAKDINPNFDSLSKNEVYLEIVKTILSEDGLNYNFLPKGLLSFHKYSSGTKTPFEEHLIESTMYASSNGKANLHFTISEKHHSYFDAELNRVKNHLEKETNTTFNVSYSYQKEATETLALNVNNEIFRNEDGSILFRPAGHGALLENLNDLNNDIVFIKNVDNIVVLDLNKKLSEYKKMIAGVLIEAQEKAFSYLHNLDSNTIEEEKLIEIAGYISSKMNVVINDAFDDYSHKEKIEYLKNKLNRPIRVCGMVKNEGEPGGGPFWVKDKNGNTSLQIVEFAQIDIKNKTQADIVKNATHFNPTDLVCGIKNYKGEKFDLMKYVDPEAAFITMKTQNGIDIQALELPGLWNGSMAFWNTIFVEVPLSTFNPVKTVNDLLKPVHQV, from the coding sequence ATGGAAGAAAAACTTAAACAACAACCAAGTAACTGTATAAAAGTAGTTTTATTTGGCCCCGAATCTACTGGAAAAACAACGTTATCAAATCAATTAGCGCGTTATTATAATTCGGTTTGGGTACCAGAATATGCTCGCGAGTATCTTCAAAATAAATGGAATAACGAACGTAAAACCTGCGAACCAAAAGATTTGTTACCTATTGCAAAAGGACAAATGAAACTTGAAAATAAGTTGGCAAAAAAAACGGATACTGTTTTAATTTGTGATACTGATTTATTAGAAACCAAAGTATATTCCGAAACATATTACTTAGGAACTTGTGATCCAATTTTAGAGAATTATGCTTTAAAAAACACATATGATTTATATTTTTTAACATATATTGATACTCCCTGGGAAGCTGATGATTTGCGTGATAAACCAGAACATAGAGAAGAAATGTTTAAAGCTTTCGAGAAAGCTTTGGTTGTTAACAATCGTCCTTATGTTTTGCTAAAAGGCGATAAAAAAACACGTTTAGAAACAGCTGTTAAGCACATTGATAAACTATTAAAAGAAAAAACAATGTTCACAGAAAAAGATATTCAACAAATAACAAATAAAGGTATAACGTTAGAACAAGTTAAAGCCCAAGTATCTCGAATTAGAAACGGCATGTCTTATTCTAATTTAATATCGGCTGCAACTATTGGTAATGGTATAGAAAGTTATAGTGAAGAAGAGTCAAAAGATTTTATTAAAAGTTTTGATGAGAAACAAAACAACTTAAACCTAGTGAAATTTGTGCCAGCATCTGGTGCGGCTACTAGAATGTTTAAATTTTTATTTCAGTTTTTAAATAATTTCAATCCTGAGAAAGATACTATTGAAAGTTATGCTGAAAGACAAAATGATAGTTTAATAAAAACTTTTATTTCTGGTCTAGAAAAGCTTCCGTTTTATGAAGAGATTCTTTTAAAAGCAAAAGATATTAATCCTAATTTTGATAGTCTAAGTAAAAATGAAGTTTATTTAGAAATTGTAAAAACTATTCTGAGTGAAGATGGCTTAAATTATAATTTTCTACCAAAAGGTCTGTTGTCTTTTCATAAGTATTCATCTGGTACAAAAACGCCTTTTGAAGAACATTTAATAGAGTCAACTATGTATGCTTCATCAAACGGAAAAGCAAATCTTCATTTTACCATTTCAGAAAAACATCATAGTTATTTTGATGCTGAATTAAACAGAGTTAAAAATCATTTGGAAAAAGAAACTAATACAACTTTCAATGTTTCTTATTCTTATCAAAAAGAAGCTACCGAAACACTGGCTTTAAATGTAAATAATGAAATTTTTAGAAATGAAGACGGTTCTATTTTGTTCAGACCAGCTGGTCATGGTGCTTTATTAGAAAACCTTAATGATTTAAATAACGATATTGTTTTTATAAAAAATGTAGACAACATTGTGGTTTTAGATCTTAACAAAAAGCTTTCAGAGTATAAAAAAATGATAGCTGGAGTACTTATAGAAGCTCAAGAAAAAGCATTTTCTTACTTGCATAATCTAGATAGCAATACTATTGAAGAAGAAAAACTTATAGAAATTGCGGGCTATATTTCAAGTAAAATGAATGTGGTAATTAACGATGCTTTTGACGATTACTCACATAAAGAAAAAATTGAATATTTAAAGAATAAATTAAATAGACCAATTCGAGTTTGTGGCATGGTTAAAAATGAAGGAGAACCTGGTGGCGGACCATTTTGGGTCAAGGATAAAAACGGAAACACTTCATTACAAATTGTTGAATTTGCACAAATTGATATAAAAAATAAAACTCAAGCAGATATAGTTAAAAATGCTACTCATTTTAACCCAACCGATTTAGTTTGTGGTATTAAAAACTATAAAGGCGAAAAGTTTGATTTAATGAAATACGTAGATCCTGAAGCGGCATTTATAACCATGAAAACTCAAAATGGTATAGATATTCAAGCCTTAGAGCTTCCAGGATTATGGAATGGTAGTATGGCTTTTTGGAATACTATTTTTGTTGAAGTGCCTTTGTCTACTTTTAATCCTGTAAAAACAGTTAACGACTTGCTTAAACCCGTTCATCAAGTATAG
- the arfB gene encoding alternative ribosome rescue aminoacyl-tRNA hydrolase ArfB yields MKLNTEALIQELNFKAIRSSGSGGQHVNKVSSKVELSFNLDASEALTDLQKQRILNKLKNRLTNDGVLILQCDESRSQHKNKELVIKRFIELIKTSLIIPKKRIPTKIPKSVIRKRLKHKRKLSEKKANRKKPDID; encoded by the coding sequence GTGAAATTAAACACAGAAGCATTAATTCAAGAATTAAACTTTAAAGCTATAAGAAGCTCAGGTAGTGGTGGGCAACATGTAAATAAAGTATCTTCAAAAGTAGAATTGTCTTTTAATTTAGATGCATCTGAAGCTTTAACAGATTTACAAAAACAACGTATTTTAAATAAATTAAAAAACAGGCTTACTAATGATGGCGTTTTAATTTTGCAATGCGACGAAAGTAGAAGTCAACATAAAAATAAAGAGCTTGTTATTAAACGATTTATTGAATTAATAAAGACATCGTTAATTATTCCTAAAAAAAGGATTCCAACTAAAATCCCAAAATCAGTTATAAGAAAGCGTTTAAAACACAAACGTAAGTTGTCTGAAAAAAAGGCAAATAGAAAAAAGCCAGATATTGATTAA